In Candidatus Methylomirabilota bacterium, a single genomic region encodes these proteins:
- a CDS encoding LysR family transcriptional regulator has translation MTLRQIEVFLAVARERSFSLGASRIHLSQPTASEHMQELAKELGTALFARRGRAITLTEAGRVFETYAARIMSDIANARQAVTELEGLARGSLLIGASTTPGIYLLPGLVGDFRARHPGIELRLDIANSGVIEQRVRAGELDLGIVGGHELARGEACLAAGLVDELVLVVPPHHRWARRRDISPAVLVEQPLLVREEGSATRRVTERSLANAGIKYTVRMELGHTEAIKQAVIAGLGVAFVSVYAISGEVATGRLAALRLRGLPIRRHFHVIHKEGRALGASARAFMRHLDTVESKPPSLAPSQKH, from the coding sequence ATGACACTGCGGCAGATCGAGGTCTTCCTGGCTGTGGCGCGGGAAAGGAGCTTCAGCCTGGGCGCCAGTCGCATCCATCTGTCCCAGCCGACGGCGTCCGAGCACATGCAGGAGCTCGCGAAGGAGCTCGGCACGGCGCTCTTCGCCCGCCGAGGGCGAGCCATCACGCTCACCGAAGCCGGGCGAGTGTTCGAGACGTACGCCGCGCGGATCATGTCCGACATCGCGAATGCCCGTCAGGCCGTCACCGAGCTGGAAGGTCTCGCGCGCGGATCTCTTCTGATCGGCGCGAGCACGACCCCGGGAATCTATCTCCTACCCGGTCTCGTCGGCGACTTCCGCGCTCGCCATCCCGGTATCGAGCTGCGGCTCGACATCGCGAACTCTGGGGTCATCGAGCAGCGCGTCAGGGCGGGCGAGCTCGACCTGGGCATCGTGGGCGGCCACGAGCTGGCCCGAGGCGAAGCGTGTCTGGCCGCCGGCCTGGTCGACGAGCTCGTCCTCGTCGTCCCGCCGCACCACCGGTGGGCACGTCGTCGTGACATTTCCCCAGCCGTCCTCGTGGAGCAACCTCTGCTGGTTCGGGAAGAAGGCTCCGCGACCCGCCGCGTCACGGAACGCTCGCTGGCGAACGCCGGAATCAAGTACACGGTGCGGATGGAGCTGGGCCACACCGAGGCGATCAAGCAGGCGGTGATCGCGGGGCTGGGAGTCGCGTTCGTGTCGGTCTACGCCATCTCTGGCGAGGTGGCCACCGGCCGGCTGGCCGCGCTACGGCTTCGCGGACTGCCGATCCGAAGGCACTTTCACGTGATCCACAAGGAGGGCCGTGCGCTCGGGGCCAGCGCGCGCGCCTTCATGCGGCACCTCGACACCGTTGAGAGCAAGCCCCCCAGTCTGGCTCCTTCACAGAAACACTGA
- a CDS encoding EamA family transporter, with product MPVLQAIAAALTFGLSAPISKILLDEVSPLLLAGLLYLGAGVFLFLVRAVGPRPQTRRLRPRERWALFGVVATGGVLAPPLLLWGLARSPASATALLLNLEVVFTTLLAGAVFGERLGRRVVGAATLMAIAGAVLAWPGDRLEFALPSLAVAGACLLWALDNNLTRLVADADAVLVAQVKGLAAGSVNTTLGLGRGDAMPGASAVLASLGLGAVSYGTSLVLFILAMRGLGAARTGAYFALAPFFGAAAAVTLLAEPLTPSLAVAAALMSVGLWLLVRERHTHRHRHPAGVHAHWHVHDEHHWHAHEGWEGPEPHSHPHATGPLDHEHPHVHDLHHGEPH from the coding sequence TTGCCAGTCCTGCAAGCGATCGCTGCGGCACTGACGTTCGGGCTGAGCGCGCCCATCTCCAAAATCCTGCTCGACGAGGTCTCGCCTCTGTTACTGGCCGGCCTGCTGTATCTCGGTGCCGGCGTCTTTCTCTTCCTCGTTCGAGCTGTCGGCCCGCGCCCCCAGACGCGGCGGCTGCGGCCGCGTGAGCGGTGGGCGCTCTTCGGCGTCGTGGCGACTGGCGGCGTCCTGGCGCCCCCACTCCTGCTCTGGGGGCTGGCGCGCAGCCCGGCCAGCGCCACGGCGCTGCTTCTCAATCTGGAGGTGGTCTTCACGACGCTCCTCGCCGGCGCGGTGTTCGGGGAACGGCTGGGCCGTCGAGTGGTCGGCGCGGCTACGTTGATGGCTATCGCCGGGGCGGTGCTCGCGTGGCCGGGCGACCGCCTGGAATTCGCGCTGCCGTCATTGGCCGTGGCCGGCGCCTGCTTGCTCTGGGCGCTCGACAACAACCTGACCCGTCTCGTCGCCGACGCCGATGCCGTGCTCGTGGCCCAGGTGAAAGGCCTCGCAGCCGGCAGCGTGAATACGACGCTGGGGCTGGGCCGCGGCGACGCCATGCCGGGCGCGTCGGCGGTCCTCGCCAGCCTGGGGCTCGGTGCCGTCAGCTACGGCACGAGCCTCGTGCTCTTCATCCTCGCCATGCGCGGACTCGGCGCCGCGCGTACCGGGGCCTACTTCGCCCTGGCGCCGTTTTTTGGCGCCGCCGCCGCGGTGACGCTCCTCGCCGAGCCTCTCACCCCGTCGCTGGCCGTGGCGGCCGCGCTGATGAGCGTCGGGCTCTGGCTGCTCGTGCGTGAGCGCCACACGCACCGTCACCGACACCCCGCCGGCGTTCACGCCCACTGGCACGTCCACGACGAGCACCACTGGCACGCCCACGAGGGCTGGGAGGGCCCGGAGCCGCACAGCCACCCGCATGCGACGGGCCCGCTCGACCATGAGCATCCGCACGTACACGATCTCCACCACGGGGAGCCGCACTGA
- a CDS encoding cupin domain-containing protein, whose product MARPMVSTDQGLPPAYSQALEARSLRPLWTALHRLLPAERESRAVPYHWRWRDVRPMLLGAAQLIGIEQAERRVLALCNPGLGGEYAVTPTLFAGLQIINPGETAPSHQHTPAAVRFIVEGTGAYTTVEGVKCVMEPGDLIITPAMRWHDHGHEGKAPVIWLDGLDIPLVRAFDASWASPMRPAAAPVTQTDSSTDEFTAAGLIPRSWRYPSGGYPQVRWPWRTVRQALANLAAGAPARAPVVLRYVNPTTGQPPLPTMGAEAHWLRPGSRTRAERRTSSAVYHVVEGEGESRVGNAAFAWAPGDTFVVPACTWVEHRAASRTTPACLVQFNDEPAVRALGLWDEEIRP is encoded by the coding sequence ATGGCGCGGCCGATGGTGAGCACCGACCAGGGCCTCCCGCCCGCGTACTCACAGGCGCTGGAGGCGCGCTCGCTCCGGCCGTTGTGGACGGCGCTGCACCGGCTCTTGCCTGCCGAGCGCGAGAGCCGGGCCGTGCCCTACCACTGGCGCTGGCGCGACGTCCGGCCCATGCTGCTGGGCGCCGCGCAGCTGATCGGGATCGAGCAGGCCGAGCGGCGCGTGCTGGCCCTCTGCAACCCCGGGCTCGGCGGCGAGTACGCCGTCACCCCAACCCTCTTCGCGGGCCTGCAGATCATCAATCCCGGCGAGACGGCGCCCAGCCATCAGCACACCCCGGCCGCCGTGCGTTTCATCGTCGAGGGCACGGGCGCCTACACCACCGTCGAGGGCGTGAAGTGTGTGATGGAGCCCGGTGATCTGATCATCACGCCGGCGATGCGCTGGCACGATCACGGCCACGAGGGCAAGGCGCCGGTGATCTGGCTGGACGGGCTCGACATCCCGCTGGTGCGGGCCTTCGACGCCAGCTGGGCCTCGCCGATGCGTCCGGCCGCGGCTCCGGTGACACAGACCGATTCCTCGACGGACGAGTTCACGGCGGCCGGACTGATCCCGCGATCGTGGCGCTATCCGAGCGGCGGGTATCCGCAGGTGCGCTGGCCGTGGCGGACGGTGCGGCAGGCGCTGGCCAACCTGGCCGCCGGCGCGCCCGCGCGGGCGCCCGTCGTGCTGCGCTACGTCAACCCCACCACGGGGCAGCCGCCGTTGCCGACCATGGGGGCCGAGGCCCACTGGCTGCGGCCGGGCAGCCGGACGCGGGCCGAGCGCCGGACGTCCAGCGCCGTTTACCACGTGGTGGAAGGCGAGGGAGAGAGCCGCGTCGGCAATGCCGCCTTCGCCTGGGCCCCGGGCGACACGTTCGTGGTGCCCGCCTGCACGTGGGTGGAGCACCGCGCCGCCTCGCGCACGACCCCGGCTTGCCTGGTCCAGTTCAACGACGAGCCGGCCGTCCGCGCCCTGGGGCTCTGGGACGAGGAGATCCGCCCCTAG